CGCAGCCATCTGGCAGAATCTCTGCGAGCGGTCATTACTCAAAAATTACTCCCGGCAGCATTCTCAAAAGGACGTGTCGCAGCATTGGAAATCATGCTGATGAATCGTGCGATTCAGACCAGCATTCGCGAGTCAACCTCGCATCTGATTCCAGGCGTCATTTCCACAAATCGTCGTGTGGGCATGCAAACCATGGAACAGGCTTTGAAAGAGCTGTTACTCAACGGAAAAGTTGACGCGGAAGTCATTGACGAACACCTGCAGGAATTGAAGGGTGAATCGTCCAAAGAATTATCTCATGGGCTATTGGCTTAGGTCTCCCCTCAAATAAGGCTGAACCATGCAGTTTACTTATACAGCACGTAACACAACTGGCCAGAATCAATCTGGCGAGCTGGTCGCAGATTCGAGAGATGATGCGGTAGCCAAATTGCGCCAGGACGGTCTGTATCTGCTTGCGCTCGAGGAAGCCGATACCAACGCCAAAGAGGGGTTTTCGGCTACGCGAAAGAAACGGGTTTCCCGCAAAGACATCATTTATTTCACGAATCAACTGGCGATTATGGTGGATGCTGGTGTCCCTGTCGCAACCGCATTAGAGGGAATCTCAAAGCAGATCGAAAACCCTACACTGGCCGAAATTCTGACAAACATTCAAAAAAGTGTGGAAGCCGGTAGCGACCTTTCTGCCGCCATGGCCGAATATCCGCGTCAGTTTGACAAAACTTATGTGAATCTGATCAAGGCCAGTGAAGCCAGTGGTACAATGCCTCAAATGTTGAATCGGATCGCCACGCAGGCTGAAGAAGAACAGGAAACCATCCAACAGGTCAAAGGAGCCTTAATCTATCCGGCCATCATGTTGGTGATGTGTATTGGAATTTGTATTTTTCTGCTGACCTATGTTTTCCCAAAACTGATGCCGATGTTTGCAGCGCGCGGTGCAGCGGTACCTACACCGACCAAGATCATGATTTTTGTCTCGACCGCCATTACTTCATACTGGTATCTGATTCTGCTATTTTTAGCAGCGATGGGAGGCCTGTTCTATTACGTGCGTTCTCAAGCCTGGGGCAAGGCGGCATTCGACTGGGTCATTATCCGTTTACCCGTCTTTGGGACCATGTTGAAAAAACTGGCGATCAGCCGTAGCATTCGTACGTTGGCAACAACCATCAATGCGGGAGTACCAATGCTCGAAGCAATCGAGCTCAGCGCCGGAGTTTCTGATAATGTCCATTTCAAACAGAGCTGGGAAGAAATCAGCGAGCAGGTCACTACCGGAAAACAAATCCATGAAGCACTGGAAGGGAAAACCTTATTTCCTCCGACGATGCAGCAGATGATCGCCTCGGGGGAATCGACGGGTCGTCTGGGAATGGTGTTGAACAAATTGAGTGATTATTTTGACCGGGATGTCAAAATCGCCATCAAATCTGCCACGACGCTCATTGAGCCGATTATGGTGGTCTGCATGGGCTCCATCATCGGTTTCATTGCTCTCTCAATGCTGCTCCCGATTTTCACACTCAGTACCAGCCATTAAATGGCGAACTGTCATCTCTCTTCTGAGCCAATCAATTTCATTGAACAGTTGCTCGATGATGTTTTCAATCTCAATTTCCGATCCGGTTCGCCTCCTCTATTAGACGTTGTTGTATTTCTTTGATGCGTTCCTCGAACGACTGGATCAGCACCGGATTTTTTTTAATCTCTATGTTGATGGTGTCTACTTCTTGCAGGGGATGCAGTGGATTAAGCAGCGAATCTATTTCCTTCTCGTTTATCCTGTTCTGAGCAGCAATAACAATCGGCACGGCAGCCAGGTAGACAGTGCTTGCTACGAGCAGTGCAATCAGGCTGGAGTGCTTCAGCAGGCGAACTATCTGTTGAAACACTGGCTGTTGGCTGACATCAGTAGAGCCAAGCAGTTTGTTGTTTTTGGAATTTGACCAGCGTAGTAGAGACCAGCCGAGCAGAATGGAAAGAGAAAGCATAATGGCGAAACCTTCTCCATTATGTGTGGTCCATTGCGGATAGATCCAGACCCATTTTGGGATCTGTTTTTGCGATTTCTTGCTCCAGCCTGCCAGCATACGAAATGGATTTGCATCTTCCATTGAAACCTCCCGGCCGAACCAGGTTTGCATTTCCACGGGATTCAGACTAGCCTGAAAGACTTCCGCACCGGCAGGGACTACCAGTAGAGTGACCAGTAAAATGAAACCACTGACAGTCAGCTTTCGACGAGCAGACCGTTCTGTAGAATGTAAAAAACGACTTACGAGGTAGACCAATACTCCATAGGAAACAACGATCAGTAGCGAAGCCGGGATGAGCATCGTTAATGGAGATTGAATCCAGCATTGTTCCACGAATGCCAGCAGGGAAGTGAATTGAAAACAGAGCAGGACTGGTGCCGCCAGAAACAACAGCAGCGAAATCAACTGCAGCCACGGAAGGTTTGCTCGCCTGTGGATTAACAGCAGTGAAACTGTCATAATCATAATCAGGCCGCCCCAGCAGAGACCGAGTAGCAAGATGTTCCAGGCCTGTTCCGAGAGCACGTCAGCAGGGATTACGCCCCATATAAACAAGCTTAGACTCACACCACTGAACCAAACGATCAAAGTCCTCCACCAACCTGGTCGAGGCGGGGGGACGGCAGCCAGCCAGCCGGTCAAACGGACTAACAGAAACAGTAGCAGCGACAGTGGAAGCAGAAAGACGATGAAACGCTGGGAAAACACTGTCAACGTTACTGCGAGGGGAGCTTCAGTTGACGACTGAGCGTCCTGCAGCGCGTGATAACGATCCAGTGCTTCAATAAAGATTTTCCGCTTCAGCCAGGCCTGTTGCAGGTTCTGTTCGATTTCGACTGTTTCCGCTGGAGTGAATGACTCGTGATTCAGCTGCAGTACCTGGAATAAATGCCCCAAGGCCGAAGTGCGGAAGCTGTATTTGAAAAACGTCGATTCATATAAGTTATTCTTCCCCGTCAACTGCTCTGCGATCCGCTGTTCTCGGCGTGAGTTGCGGATCACTGCAGAATATTTTTTCTGAAGCAGATCTGATTCGCAGACATAGTTCAACCAGCGTTGCAATTTACTGATGATGATGAGAGAGAGAAAGCTGCAGTTCCTGCTGCCTGCTGCTTTAATCTGGTCTTCCAGTGGCAGCGACGTCCGTTTTACAAATTCCAGGGTAGCCGACCAGGTGATCGTGCCAACGTTCAATGTTGGCTTTTTCAGCCCTGCCTGCAGCCGTTGTTCGGCCTGCGCGTAGATCCGGGGATTGGTAATTTTCAGAGTCAGCTGATTTTCTTCATCCCAGATCGTTTCCGTTGACTGCAGGTAGAACTGGCTCGCCGCCAGATAATCGTAGAGAGCGTTTTCCGGATCGTGGGCAGCACCTTCTTCGAGTACCTGCAGCCAGTCATCTGTGTACGGATCCTGTTCTGAATCATCTCGGACCGCAAACAGAAGCAATGCCCGTTGTCTCCAGAAGTCGACATTCTTCGGGGCCAGCCGCGTGGCGATGGCCGCCTGGTTCAGACAGGCATCCCGACATTTCGCTCGATATTCCTCTTGGGACTGATTAAAGGTTTCAGAAATTTTCTCAGACCAAACCTGCAGGTCCTGACTGGATGAAATATTCCGTTTAAGGAACCCGTACTGCGGCTCGGCCAACATCCAGGCCGCTCCCAGGGCTACTTGAGGATTATTCTGTGTTGCAGGGATCTCTTTTATCTGCTCAAGCCAGTATTCCGCCTGTGTAGTGGGGAGTTCCTCGCCGATCGACGTCGTTCTGCCCAATACTCTTAGTGCCTGATCTTCCCAGTCATCCCGGAACGAACGCCAGCCGGAGGGGGAATTGCTGACGACAATAATCAGCCGAAGAGCGAGCAAGGCCAAGACTCCAAACAGTATTAGCTGGAGCCAGTTAGTTTTCAGTTGCCTGATTTTTTCAGATGAAAGTATTTCCATGTTCAATGAGAAACGTCAGATGCAGCTGCCAGGATCAAGAGGTTTTCGCTTTTCATCCCACGTTTCCAGAATTTCTTCGATAGAACTTCTGGTTCAAGCGGCTGTCAACCATCGAGTTCCCCTATCTACTGGGAATTGCGAGTTAAGACGCAGGCGGTTTTTGGTCTTTTTTATCCGGCTCAGGTTGAGCTGGTGCTGAATCTGTTTCGGATTTCGTTTCGGTGTTGGAAGTCTCATCTGACGCTGCAGGTTGCTCTGTCTGAGTCGTCGCTTCTGAAGTTGACTCATCACCGGCCCCGCCTGCGACTTCCAATAGCCCCTGATTCTGAAATTTCTCGTGTGAAAATGCTTTCAACTCGGTATTGAAAATCTGTACCAGTGCGTGCAGACAAGATGCCACAATGGGGCCAATAAACACGCCCCAGAGCCCCATCATTTGTAAACCTCCCAGGACACTGACAAACGCCAGTAGCGGGTGCAGCTTGGCATCGCTCTGCAGAACATAGGTTCGAATAATGTTATCCATCGTTCCTACAACCAGTGTTCCCACAACGGTCAGGAAAATCGCAGCTCCCCAATGCCCGTGATACATCAGCCAGCCGGCACAGGGAACCCAGATCAACCAGGAACCCAATAAAGGGACCAGGGAAGTAATGGTGGCCAGGATCAGAAAAATAATGAAGTGATCGAAACCAACCAGATACAAGGCAATCGCGGTTGTCAAACCTTGTCCAATAGCTGCCAGAAATGTAGCCAGCACCACAGCACGCACGACTTTTTGAAACTGATCAATCAGCCGCTTCTGATAATCAACATGTACGGGAATCAGGGACTGGGTCGATTCGATCAATGAATATCCATCGGCCAGAAAATAGTAGAGCGCAATGATAAACATCACCCAGGCAATCAACGCCGAGAAAACACTTCCCAGCAAACCAACCGTAGATGCCGCGAATCCCAATGAGCGCTTGGCAATCGGAACCAGAGTCGCTTGCAGATTTTTCCGAATGAATTCCTCTACCGATTCTGTTTGCTTTTGGCCTTTGTCCTGTTCTAAAGGGCCAATCTCTTTATCCAAATATTGATTAGACCAATCAATTAACTGATGGAATTTATCATTGCTGATCTCGACTTTCTCACGCACGGTTTGAACCGTCTTTTTCCAGTTGGCTTCATCAAGCGTATTCACAACTGTTGTGAAAATCTGTAGTGACCCCAGAAAAATCCCAACGCATAACGGAACCAGAATGGCAGATACAATAATCGTCGTTGTAATTCCTGCGGCGATTCTGACATGCCCTTTGGTTCGCTTCACGAAATAATTCAGCAGCGGCTGACTAACCATCGCAACGACTGCCGCCAGAAATAGCGGCAACAGAAAAGGCATAATGACTCTGAAGAAAGTGATCCCCAGAAAGAGGATCAGGCAGAGTATGACTGAAAGCGAGACGAGCCGTACCATGAATCATTCCCGTTGATTGAATTTACAGCAGAAAGGTACCACCGATCAGTTGATCAGATCCTTTGGTATATAACAACTTACAGCAATAATCGTTCAAATGATAGGCAAACGAATGTGATCGATCATTGCTCTTTTTATAGTGGACACACATTATTTTGGTTTCGTTATCGCATTTTAGAAGTCTGATTCGCTACAATACCGTTTTGCTTAAAAAAACGGGATACTTTGTGCGTCAGGAATAGTATGTCTGAGTCGGCAGAACCGGAGTCTGATATGAATCGCTATATAATCTCTTTACTAGCCGCCAATCGTGTTGGAATCATGGCAGCGATTACGACTGCGATGGATGAGCTTGGTGCGAACCTTCAGGAAACAAGCATTGCCGTCATCCAGGACTTTTTCTCCATTGTGATTGCCGCCGATTTTCCTGATCAACGTGACCCGACTTTGATTCAGGAACATATTGAAGGAATTTGTAACGCATATAACGTTGATGTCTGTGTGAAGGATCCGGAAGT
This genomic interval from Gimesia alba contains the following:
- a CDS encoding type II secretion system F family protein; this encodes MQFTYTARNTTGQNQSGELVADSRDDAVAKLRQDGLYLLALEEADTNAKEGFSATRKKRVSRKDIIYFTNQLAIMVDAGVPVATALEGISKQIENPTLAEILTNIQKSVEAGSDLSAAMAEYPRQFDKTYVNLIKASEASGTMPQMLNRIATQAEEEQETIQQVKGALIYPAIMLVMCIGICIFLLTYVFPKLMPMFAARGAAVPTPTKIMIFVSTAITSYWYLILLFLAAMGGLFYYVRSQAWGKAAFDWVIIRLPVFGTMLKKLAISRSIRTLATTINAGVPMLEAIELSAGVSDNVHFKQSWEEISEQVTTGKQIHEALEGKTLFPPTMQQMIASGESTGRLGMVLNKLSDYFDRDVKIAIKSATTLIEPIMVVCMGSIIGFIALSMLLPIFTLSTSH
- a CDS encoding AI-2E family transporter; this translates as MVRLVSLSVILCLILFLGITFFRVIMPFLLPLFLAAVVAMVSQPLLNYFVKRTKGHVRIAAGITTTIIVSAILVPLCVGIFLGSLQIFTTVVNTLDEANWKKTVQTVREKVEISNDKFHQLIDWSNQYLDKEIGPLEQDKGQKQTESVEEFIRKNLQATLVPIAKRSLGFAASTVGLLGSVFSALIAWVMFIIALYYFLADGYSLIESTQSLIPVHVDYQKRLIDQFQKVVRAVVLATFLAAIGQGLTTAIALYLVGFDHFIIFLILATITSLVPLLGSWLIWVPCAGWLMYHGHWGAAIFLTVVGTLVVGTMDNIIRTYVLQSDAKLHPLLAFVSVLGGLQMMGLWGVFIGPIVASCLHALVQIFNTELKAFSHEKFQNQGLLEVAGGAGDESTSEATTQTEQPAASDETSNTETKSETDSAPAQPEPDKKDQKPPAS